The following proteins are co-located in the Alphaproteobacteria bacterium genome:
- a CDS encoding MFS transporter, whose product MINSKALQFYRDRNLIVIFYLGLASGLPLLLTLSTLSAWLTETGVNIKTIGLFALVGLPYSLKFLWAPLKDSISIPVLSRLLGHRLSWLFVTQILLAASAYALSSMDPQTQLWDMALVCLMLAFFSASQDIVSDAYRIELQERAHVMGAGAAVHAVGYRLGMLIAGAGALYLADPSIYGYSWNYVYKIMAVLMLALSFICWLCPKSRTDLAREGKLQVSLRQSVIEPLLDFSRRSHWIWIAAFILLFKLGDALATSLATPFYLELQFTKVEIANITKIFGPIAFLIGGFAGGEMVRRIGMMRSLWIGGILQLLSNFLFSVQAMVGHDLWMLTATIGVENFTSGIGGVAFVAYLSALCNLQYTASQYAILTSLMALGRTVLSSGSGYMVASIGWVWFFVATAAAAVPGLAILYYLMKQLPPKEQIN is encoded by the coding sequence ATGATCAATAGCAAGGCGCTGCAATTTTACCGCGACCGCAATCTGATCGTTATTTTTTATCTGGGTCTTGCCAGCGGCTTGCCGTTGTTGCTGACGCTTTCCACCTTGTCGGCCTGGTTGACTGAAACCGGCGTTAATATTAAAACCATCGGTTTGTTTGCGCTGGTTGGGCTGCCGTACAGTTTAAAATTTCTGTGGGCGCCGCTGAAAGATTCTATTTCCATTCCCGTGCTATCGCGCTTATTGGGCCATCGGCTTAGCTGGCTGTTTGTCACGCAAATATTGCTGGCTGCAAGCGCTTATGCGCTTAGTTCAATGGATCCGCAGACTCAATTATGGGATATGGCGCTGGTTTGCTTAATGCTGGCGTTTTTTTCCGCCAGCCAGGATATCGTGTCCGACGCATACCGGATCGAATTGCAGGAACGCGCGCACGTCATGGGTGCTGGCGCGGCGGTGCATGCGGTGGGATACCGCCTTGGCATGTTGATTGCGGGTGCTGGCGCGCTATATCTCGCCGATCCTTCGATTTACGGGTATAGCTGGAATTACGTTTACAAAATAATGGCCGTTTTGATGCTGGCGTTGTCCTTTATTTGCTGGCTTTGTCCTAAATCACGCACGGATTTGGCGCGCGAAGGCAAATTGCAAGTAAGCCTGCGCCAAAGCGTGATCGAGCCGTTGCTGGATTTTTCCCGCCGGTCGCATTGGATTTGGATCGCCGCTTTTATTTTATTATTCAAACTGGGTGACGCTTTGGCAACCTCGCTCGCAACCCCATTTTACTTGGAATTGCAGTTTACCAAGGTTGAAATCGCCAATATCACTAAAATCTTCGGGCCCATCGCGTTTCTGATCGGCGGCTTTGCGGGCGGCGAAATGGTGCGGCGGATCGGCATGATGCGCAGCCTTTGGATTGGCGGCATTCTGCAATTATTGTCGAATTTTCTATTTTCAGTGCAGGCGATGGTCGGGCACGATTTATGGATGCTAACTGCGACCATCGGCGTTGAAAATTTCACCAGCGGAATCGGCGGCGTGGCATTTGTCGCCTATTTATCGGCCTTGTGCAATTTGCAATATACCGCGTCCCAATACGCGATTCTGACGTCGTTAATGGCGCTGGGGCGGACGGTGTTGTCGTCCGGCAGCGGCTATATGGTCGCCAGTATTGGTTGGGTTTGGTTTTTCGTGGCAACCGCGGCGGCTGCCGTTCCGGGCCTTGCGATCTTATATTATTTGATGAAACAACTGCCGCCGAAAGAGCAGATTAATTAA
- the phoB gene encoding phosphate regulon transcriptional regulatory protein PhoB produces MKQSILVVEDDVAIATLLKYNLEQEGFNVTLAHDGEEALIQVKESKPDLILLDWMLPLIPGIEVCRQLRRENDFRNVPIIMITAKGEEADKLRGLNSGADDYITKPFSPAEVSARIRAVMRRSNPNSEADVLTFGDIVLDTTTFRVKRAGRDIHLGPTEFRLLRHFLENPQRVFSREQLLDAVWGQNVYVEARTVDVHIRRLRKAINIEGCDDIIRTVRSAGYSLDQNEVA; encoded by the coding sequence ATGAAACAGTCCATTTTAGTCGTCGAAGACGATGTCGCCATTGCCACTTTGCTGAAATACAATCTGGAACAAGAGGGATTCAACGTTACCTTGGCCCATGACGGCGAAGAAGCCTTGATCCAGGTGAAAGAAAGCAAGCCGGATTTAATTTTGCTGGATTGGATGCTGCCATTGATTCCTGGGATCGAAGTGTGCCGTCAATTGCGCCGCGAAAACGATTTCCGCAACGTGCCGATTATCATGATTACCGCCAAGGGCGAGGAGGCCGATAAGTTGCGCGGCCTCAATTCCGGCGCCGACGATTATATTACCAAGCCATTTTCCCCCGCCGAGGTCAGCGCACGTATTCGCGCCGTTATGCGCCGGAGCAATCCGAACAGCGAAGCTGATGTTTTAACATTCGGCGATATCGTGCTGGATACGACCACCTTCCGCGTCAAGCGCGCCGGGCGCGATATTCATTTGGGCCCAACCGAATTCCGTTTATTGCGCCATTTCCTGGAAAACCCGCAGCGCGTATTCAGCCGCGAACAATTGCTGGATGCCGTGTGGGGGCAAAATGTCTATGTCGAGGCGCGCACCGTGGACGTGCATATCCGCCGCCTGCGCAAAGCGATCAATATCGAAGGGTGCGACGATATTATCCGCACCGTCCGTTCGGCGGGATATTCGCTGGATCAGAACGAAGTGGCTTAA
- the phoU gene encoding phosphate signaling complex protein PhoU, which yields MRRYHANIQRAPRPTHPRVYHRPIRIRLVMHNHFQEQESIFKLLAEMGGNAELQLSTAMEIFTRNNPELVQKVDAADHRVDQLDRTINDLCFQYVTKYSPVADDLRAVFSTMKISLHLERIGDYSKNIAIRSSVLDHDKLQNIRGAISRMGAAVKKSLSEVLNTISNKDFELAVQVWRKDAAIDEFYNTIFTDIVQTTTARPMDVGDGTHLLFISRNLERIGDHIGNIAEVVHFWVTGQRLEEQRPYYEDTSHYAPYNQPGLDLPANVNTNSPNSTIKKIS from the coding sequence ATGCGGCGATACCACGCAAATATTCAACGCGCCCCGCGACCAACGCACCCAAGGGTATATCACCGGCCGATTCGGATAAGACTCGTCATGCACAATCATTTCCAGGAACAGGAATCTATTTTTAAACTGCTTGCGGAAATGGGTGGCAATGCGGAACTGCAATTGTCCACCGCAATGGAAATATTTACCCGCAACAATCCGGAATTGGTGCAAAAGGTTGATGCCGCGGATCATCGCGTGGATCAGTTGGACCGCACCATAAACGATTTATGTTTTCAGTATGTAACGAAATACAGTCCGGTGGCGGACGATTTGCGCGCCGTATTTTCAACAATGAAAATCAGCCTGCACTTGGAACGCATAGGCGATTATTCCAAGAATATAGCCATACGATCATCGGTTTTGGACCACGACAAGTTGCAGAATATCCGTGGTGCAATTTCCCGCATGGGCGCCGCGGTAAAAAAATCCCTGTCCGAGGTTTTAAATACCATCAGCAACAAGGATTTCGAACTGGCCGTGCAGGTGTGGCGCAAGGATGCGGCCATCGACGAATTTTACAATACGATTTTCACCGACATTGTTCAAACCACCACAGCGCGGCCGATGGATGTGGGGGACGGAACGCATTTATTGTTCATATCCAGAAATCTGGAACGTATTGGCGATCATATCGGCAATATCGCCGAAGTGGTGCATTTTTGGGTTACCGGCCAGCGGTTGGAGGAACAGCGTCCATATTATGAAGATACCAGCCATTACGCGCCTTATAATCAACCGGGTCTTGATCTTCCCGCCAACGTCAATACCAATAGTCCCAATTCAACTATTAAGAAAATATCATGA
- a CDS encoding phosphate ABC transporter ATP-binding protein, translating into MENVVRITNNNIYTLPVSEPRETKIAVKDLRVTYGNGAKLALNGVSLDIRNKEVTALIGPSGCGKSSFLRCMNRMNDLIEGCEVSGEIYLDGINIYAESVDVTQLRGRVGMVFQKPNPFPKSIFDNVAYGPRIHGLTQDKDELFYIVEQSLIRAGLWKEVKDRLHDGGTNLSGGQQQRLCIARAIAIDPEVILMDEPCSALDPIATARIEELIADIRENYAIVIVTHSMQQAARVSQRTAFFHMGEIVECGDTTQIFNAPRDQRTQGYITGRFG; encoded by the coding sequence ATGGAAAACGTCGTTAGAATTACCAACAACAACATATACACTTTGCCGGTTTCCGAACCGCGCGAAACCAAAATCGCGGTTAAGGATTTACGCGTTACCTATGGCAACGGCGCCAAACTGGCCCTAAATGGCGTCAGCCTGGATATTCGCAACAAGGAAGTTACCGCCCTGATCGGTCCATCCGGTTGCGGCAAATCCAGTTTTTTGCGCTGCATGAACCGGATGAACGATTTGATCGAAGGCTGCGAAGTCAGCGGTGAAATTTATTTGGACGGCATCAATATTTACGCCGAATCGGTCGACGTAACGCAATTGCGCGGCCGCGTCGGCATGGTGTTCCAAAAACCGAACCCATTTCCGAAATCTATTTTCGACAACGTCGCCTATGGTCCGCGTATTCATGGCCTGACCCAGGATAAAGACGAATTGTTTTATATTGTCGAACAAAGCTTGATTCGCGCCGGTTTGTGGAAAGAAGTCAAGGATCGGTTGCACGACGGCGGCACCAATTTATCCGGCGGCCAGCAACAGCGTTTGTGCATTGCGCGCGCCATTGCGATCGACCCGGAAGTGATTCTGATGGACGAGCCTTGTTCGGCGCTTGATCCTATTGCCACCGCGAGAATCGAGGAATTGATTGCCGATATCCGTGAAAATTATGCGATCGTTATCGTAACCCATTCGATGCAGCAAGCCGCGCGCGTTTCGCAACGCACCGCATTCTTTCATATGGGCGAAATCGTCGAATGCGGCGATACCACGCAAATATTCAACGCGCCCCGCGACCAACGCACCCAAGGGTATATCACCGGCCGATTCGGATAA
- the pstA gene encoding phosphate ABC transporter permease PstA gives MSWPPLLEKTTHLQRRLRAEKRFRWYGKLAVTLSIAVLVMLLSLIGWNARTAIYQTVLNVEVSLDPAIIDVDEIYKESHNFSDLYKGDLQAPIVAALQKIIPDAEPRDLQKLISRGASSDVWQYMQKNPDKLGQTVQLQIPASSDVDMAVKNGLNRSTPEIDRRLNDIQLSRVESLQSAGVLETIFNWRFFTAGDSREPELAGILASLVGSLLTMLVTVLFALPLGIAAAIYLEEFAPKNRFTTIIETNINNLAAVPSIVYGLLGLAIFLGFLGMPRSAPLVGGLVLGLMTMPVIIIATRSSLDAVPPSIREGALALGASPVQAVFHHILPLAMPGIMTGTIIGMARALGETAPLLMIGMVAFITSTPDGFLNPSSVLPVQIFIWADSAERGFVEKTAAGIVLLIIFLLFMNGLALYLRHKFEKKW, from the coding sequence ATGAGCTGGCCGCCACTGCTGGAAAAAACCACGCATTTGCAACGGCGCTTGCGGGCGGAAAAGCGATTTCGTTGGTATGGAAAACTGGCGGTAACTTTATCGATCGCGGTTCTAGTAATGTTGCTAAGCTTAATCGGTTGGAATGCGCGCACCGCAATTTATCAAACCGTGCTTAATGTGGAAGTCTCGCTAGATCCGGCCATAATCGATGTCGATGAGATATATAAAGAATCGCATAATTTTTCCGATCTATACAAAGGCGATTTACAGGCGCCAATTGTCGCGGCGCTGCAGAAGATAATACCGGATGCGGAACCGCGCGATTTGCAAAAACTTATCAGCCGCGGCGCAAGTTCTGATGTATGGCAGTATATGCAAAAGAACCCGGATAAATTGGGACAAACCGTACAGTTGCAAATCCCGGCATCCAGCGATGTCGACATGGCGGTTAAAAACGGCCTGAACCGCAGCACCCCGGAAATAGACCGGCGGTTAAACGATATCCAATTATCGCGCGTGGAATCGTTGCAATCGGCTGGCGTTCTGGAAACAATTTTCAATTGGCGGTTTTTCACCGCAGGCGATTCCAGGGAACCGGAATTGGCCGGCATTCTGGCCAGTTTGGTTGGATCGTTGCTGACTATGTTGGTGACAGTTTTGTTTGCTTTGCCTTTGGGAATTGCGGCGGCAATTTATCTTGAGGAATTTGCCCCAAAAAACCGGTTCACCACGATCATCGAAACCAATATCAATAATTTGGCGGCGGTTCCATCGATTGTATATGGATTGTTGGGGCTGGCTATATTTTTGGGATTTCTTGGCATGCCGCGATCGGCGCCGTTGGTGGGCGGATTGGTGTTGGGATTAATGACCATGCCGGTCATTATTATCGCAACGCGCTCATCGCTTGATGCGGTGCCGCCATCCATCCGCGAAGGCGCGTTGGCGCTTGGCGCGTCTCCGGTGCAGGCCGTTTTTCATCATATACTGCCGCTTGCCATGCCGGGAATCATGACCGGCACGATCATTGGAATGGCCAGGGCGCTTGGCGAAACCGCGCCGTTATTAATGATCGGCATGGTTGCCTTTATCACCTCAACCCCGGATGGTTTTTTAAATCCATCTTCGGTTTTGCCGGTGCAGATTTTTATTTGGGCCGATAGCGCGGAACGCGGATTTGTCGAAAAAACCGCCGCCGGTATCGTCCTGTTGATTATTTTCTTGTTATTTATGAATGGGTTAGCTTTATACCTGCGTCATAAATTTGAAAAGAAATGGTAG
- the pstC gene encoding phosphate ABC transporter permease subunit PstC → MSLFLYFICIVVLASFISWKMGRTKAIALSGGKRANLASVPGYYGLYVLLWSALPSILFFILWQTGSHHILLQWINSAIPVETLSNPEKISFIISDIKTLADGGEIAHTPDPWMVEAAQKLSYYQKMAAIGLVTGLIACAAAFGWVGYNKIRADLSARSVSDKIIVFLLWLTATLAVFVTLGIVLSLAFEAFQFFKRIPLHEFLFGTHWSPQVSIRSGQVGSSGGYGAIPVFTGTLLITALALLVAVPLGLLSAIYLSEYAKPETRAIVKPVLELLAGIPTVVYGFFAALLIGPALNMLGEKIGLNIEVESALAAGLTMGIMLIPFISSLSDDVLHAVPTSLHDGSLALGATPAETIKHVVIPAALPGIVGACLLALSRAIGETMIVVMAAGMAANLTFNPLESVTTVTVQIVSLLVGDQEFASTTTLAAFAMGLVLFVVTLILNFVAIYIVRTYREQYE, encoded by the coding sequence ATGAGCCTATTTTTATACTTTATTTGCATTGTTGTTCTTGCTTCTTTCATTTCCTGGAAAATGGGCCGCACCAAAGCGATCGCCCTTTCCGGCGGCAAGCGCGCAAATTTAGCGTCGGTTCCCGGATATTATGGATTGTACGTGCTGTTGTGGAGCGCCCTGCCATCGATCTTGTTTTTTATTCTTTGGCAAACCGGCTCGCATCACATTTTACTGCAATGGATCAATTCCGCAATTCCGGTAGAAACATTATCCAACCCTGAAAAGATTTCTTTTATCATTTCCGATATTAAAACTCTGGCCGATGGCGGCGAGATTGCCCACACGCCGGATCCCTGGATGGTCGAAGCCGCGCAAAAATTATCTTATTATCAAAAAATGGCCGCCATCGGGCTGGTCACCGGCTTAATTGCCTGCGCGGCGGCGTTTGGATGGGTGGGATACAATAAAATTCGCGCCGATTTATCCGCGCGGTCGGTTTCAGACAAAATAATTGTTTTTCTTTTATGGCTGACCGCCACTCTGGCAGTATTTGTGACACTGGGCATCGTATTGTCACTGGCATTCGAAGCGTTCCAATTTTTTAAACGCATTCCGCTGCACGAATTCTTATTCGGCACCCATTGGAGCCCCCAAGTTTCGATCCGCAGCGGCCAGGTGGGATCATCCGGCGGTTACGGCGCGATACCGGTTTTTACCGGTACATTATTGATTACCGCCCTGGCCTTGCTGGTGGCGGTGCCGCTGGGATTGTTAAGCGCCATTTATCTTTCAGAATACGCCAAGCCGGAAACGCGCGCGATTGTAAAACCGGTGCTGGAATTGCTGGCGGGAATTCCAACCGTAGTATACGGTTTTTTTGCCGCGCTTTTAATCGGCCCGGCCTTAAACATGCTGGGAGAAAAAATCGGCCTCAATATCGAAGTTGAAAGCGCGCTAGCGGCTGGATTGACTATGGGCATAATGTTGATTCCGTTTATTTCATCCCTAAGCGATGATGTGCTGCATGCCGTTCCAACCAGCTTGCACGATGGATCGCTGGCCCTTGGCGCAACGCCGGCGGAAACCATAAAACATGTGGTTATTCCGGCGGCATTGCCGGGGATTGTCGGCGCGTGCTTATTGGCATTGTCCCGCGCGATCGGCGAAACCATGATCGTGGTAATGGCCGCGGGAATGGCCGCAAATCTGACTTTCAATCCGCTGGAATCGGTAACCACCGTGACGGTGCAAATCGTTTCATTGTTGGTCGGCGATCAAGAATTCGCCAGCACCACGACATTGGCGGCCTTTGCCATGGGATTGGTTTTGTTTGTTGTAACGTTGATTTTAAATTTTGTGGCCATTTACATCGTACGCACCTACCGTGAACAATATGAGTAG
- a CDS encoding phosphate ABC transporter substrate-binding protein gives MRIFILTILAGIILATTPAMARDQIRVVGSSTVYPFSAAIAEYLSRNPEYTDIVVESTGTGAGIKLFCAGIGGEHPDITNASRRMKDTEFKTCNENGVTSISEVKLGYDGIVLAQSKKAEPINLTLRQIYMALAQKVPQNGKLVANPYTNWSDIDSSLPKIKISVLGPPPSSGTRDSFVEIAMEGGCKTFKELSELKKTDETAFKQACHTLREDGAFVESGENDNLIVQKLESNPKLLGIFGYSFLDQNRDYLRAATIDKTAPSVTAIQSGKYELSRSLYFYVKNAHLASIKGLKEYIAEATSEKTFGDNGYLVSKGLVPLPKTERKQIREQALSAKPLTM, from the coding sequence ATGAGAATATTTATTCTAACCATCCTGGCAGGGATCATTCTTGCCACTACCCCGGCTATGGCCCGCGATCAAATTCGAGTTGTCGGATCATCGACCGTTTATCCATTTTCCGCCGCAATCGCCGAATATTTGTCCCGCAATCCGGAATATACCGATATCGTCGTTGAAAGCACCGGCACCGGCGCCGGAATCAAATTGTTCTGCGCCGGCATTGGCGGCGAACATCCGGATATCACCAACGCTTCGCGCCGCATGAAAGATACCGAATTCAAAACTTGCAATGAAAACGGAGTTACTTCGATCAGCGAAGTAAAGCTGGGTTATGATGGCATCGTTCTGGCGCAATCGAAAAAAGCCGAACCGATCAATTTGACCTTGCGTCAAATTTATATGGCCTTGGCGCAAAAAGTTCCGCAAAACGGCAAATTGGTCGCCAACCCATACACGAACTGGAGCGATATCGACTCATCCTTGCCAAAAATTAAAATCAGCGTATTGGGCCCACCGCCATCTTCCGGCACCCGCGATTCTTTCGTGGAAATCGCCATGGAAGGCGGTTGCAAAACATTTAAGGAATTGTCGGAATTGAAAAAAACCGACGAAACAGCCTTTAAACAAGCTTGCCACACGCTGCGCGAAGACGGCGCTTTTGTTGAATCGGGCGAAAACGACAATTTAATCGTACAAAAATTGGAATCGAATCCGAAATTGCTGGGCATTTTCGGTTACAGCTTCCTCGATCAAAACCGCGATTATTTGCGCGCCGCCACCATCGATAAAACCGCGCCATCGGTGACCGCAATTCAATCCGGAAAATACGAATTGTCGCGCAGCCTTTATTTCTATGTGAAAAACGCGCACTTGGCGTCGATCAAAGGTTTGAAAGAATATATTGCCGAAGCTACTTCGGAAAAAACTTTTGGCGATAACGGATACCTGGTCAGCAAAGGCCTTGTCCCGCTGCCAAAAACCGAGCGCAAACAAATCCGCGAACAAGCGTTAAGCGCAAAACCGCTGACGATGTAA
- a CDS encoding PAS domain-containing sensor histidine kinase → MRGKVRDFDVNKLGKILNKTYPWVFLALAGLFLHGLLKAPSCTEGLMPCAQLLNVVMGLIAVQGLYMIRPWLKVREKILSLAVELKILDRIPRFKRNMSLEEAAQGVIVTLSKLQEDARATTEAMLALQQSQTDLMESLPEPVMVLDPELHILRANNSARELFPDLLVSKNLITILRDPQLLETCQRSIASGQEDDIEVHLSVPVERTFQARVKPIQHRGFTLQERKSALLLSLNDITTIKRTEQMRADFVANVSHEMRTPLASVLGFVETLQGPASNDAAAQKNFLKIIETQAKSMSRLVEDLLSLSRIEMREHHQPEDAVEIEPVLNNIAVMLQMQIKQKNMTLQIKTDENLPQVQGDADELFQVISNLVTNAIRYGRPGTPVIVEAGQTTDIPPQFPLSQEKVVFVSVSDRGMGISAQHIPRLTERFYRVDKARSREVGGTGLGLAIVKHILNRHRGCLVVESQENVGSKFTIYLPIYN, encoded by the coding sequence ATGCGAGGTAAAGTCCGGGATTTCGACGTCAACAAGTTGGGCAAAATACTCAACAAAACCTATCCATGGGTTTTTTTGGCCCTGGCCGGCTTGTTTCTGCACGGCTTGTTAAAGGCCCCTAGTTGTACCGAAGGCCTGATGCCCTGCGCGCAATTATTGAATGTCGTCATGGGGTTAATCGCGGTTCAAGGACTTTATATGATCCGCCCATGGCTGAAAGTGCGGGAAAAAATTCTTAGCCTGGCGGTCGAACTGAAAATTCTGGATCGTATCCCCCGGTTCAAACGCAATATGAGCCTGGAAGAAGCCGCGCAAGGCGTTATCGTTACTTTGTCCAAATTGCAAGAAGACGCCCGCGCCACGACCGAGGCCATGCTGGCGTTACAGCAATCGCAAACCGATTTAATGGAAAGCCTGCCGGAGCCGGTTATGGTGCTGGATCCAGAATTGCACATTTTGCGCGCCAATAACAGCGCGCGGGAATTATTTCCGGATTTATTGGTCAGCAAAAATCTGATTACCATTTTGCGCGATCCGCAATTGCTGGAAACATGCCAGCGTTCGATTGCATCCGGCCAGGAAGACGATATCGAAGTTCATTTAAGCGTGCCGGTAGAACGCACTTTCCAAGCCCGCGTAAAGCCGATTCAACATCGCGGCTTTACGTTACAGGAACGGAAATCCGCTTTGTTGCTGTCATTGAACGACATCACCACCATCAAGCGCACCGAACAAATGCGCGCGGATTTCGTTGCCAATGTCAGCCATGAAATGAGAACGCCTTTGGCCAGCGTGCTGGGATTTGTGGAAACCTTGCAAGGCCCCGCGAGCAACGATGCAGCGGCGCAGAAAAATTTTCTGAAAATTATCGAAACCCAGGCAAAAAGCATGTCGCGGTTGGTCGAGGATTTGCTGTCCTTGTCGCGCATTGAAATGCGCGAACACCACCAGCCAGAGGATGCGGTGGAAATCGAACCGGTATTGAACAATATCGCGGTAATGCTGCAAATGCAGATAAAACAAAAAAACATGACCTTGCAGATCAAGACCGATGAAAATTTGCCGCAAGTGCAGGGCGATGCGGACGAATTGTTTCAGGTCATATCGAATCTTGTGACCAATGCCATCCGGTATGGCCGCCCAGGCACGCCCGTTATTGTCGAAGCCGGACAAACCACCGATATTCCGCCGCAATTTCCATTGTCACAGGAAAAAGTGGTTTTTGTCAGCGTTTCTGACCGTGGCATGGGTATTTCCGCGCAGCATATTCCACGCCTGACGGAACGATTTTATCGTGTCGACAAAGCCAGATCGCGCGAAGTCGGCGGCACCGGCCTTGGCCTTGCTATTGTAAAACATATCCTGAACCGCCATCGCGGCTGTCTTGTTGTTGAAAGTCAGGAGAATGTGGGCAGCAAGTTCACCATTTATCTGCCGATTTACAATTAA